Within the Arthrobacter sp. UKPF54-2 genome, the region CGCCGACGTCGGAAGCCTGCTGGCGCACGCGGTCTCGGAGGGCGCGGAAGAACTGGCTGATCTCGAACTTGGCACGCTGCGCCGCTGGCTCGGTGCTCAGAGCGAGGCGGGGATGTCCCGCGCCACGCTGGCCCGGCGCGCGGCCACCGCCCGGGCCTTCACCGCCTGGGCCGTCCGCGAGGAACTCATCACGGCCGACCCGGCCCTGCGGCTTAAGGCTCCGAAGCGGGAAATGTCGCTGCCCGGCGTGCTGCAGCAGGGGCAGGTTCAGCGGCTCGTGGCCGGGGCGGAATCCGCTGCGGCCGAGGGCGAACCGATGGCCCTGCGTAACCGCGCCATGCTGGAACTGCTATACGCGACCGGTGTCCGCGTCGGGGAGCTCGCCGGGCTCGACGTCGACGACCTGGACCCGGACCGCCGGACCCTGCGTGTGCTCGGTAAGGGCAACAAGGAGCGTACGGTTCCGTACGGCCTCCCGGCGGCGCTCGCCGTCGACGACTGGCTGCGCCGCGGACGCCCGGCCCTGGCCGCGGCCGAATCCGGCCCGGCGCTGTTCCTCGGCGCGCGCGGCAAGCGGGTGGACCAGCGGCAGGTCCGCAGCGTCGTGAAGGGGCTGCTGGACGGGCTGGGGGACACCTCGGCGACCGGCCCGCACGCCCTGCGGCACTCGGCGGCGACGCATCTGCTCGACGGCGGGGCGGACCTCCGTGCCGTGCAGGAAATCCTCGGCCACAGCAGCCTGGCGACCACCCAGATCTACACCCACGTCTCGGTCGAAAGGCTCCGGCAGAGCTACCAGCAGGCCCACCCCCGCGCCTGAACGCCCCGCCCGGACCCCGCCCCTCCATCCCTCCTCGGGCCAAAAGGGCGCGCCGGAAGCGACGCGCGGAATTGCACTGGCGTAATTAGACGGGGTACGGCAGAATAAGACTCACGCCCGGCAACTTTCAAGTGGTGCTTGAAGCTCTTGAGCATCGTTCCACCACCTGAGGTCCGGACCTATTTTTTGCATGTTGTGGTTTTGAAGAAACTGAATAGTCTGGCAGGGGCAGCACCCCCGCACGCGGATTCACGCAGCAGGCAGGCATCCAGGCAGAGGTCGTTGGGGAAGACGTACCTATAGCTATGGAGGATGGAATGTCTGTTGCACTAACCCGCGGTGTCCTGTTCGTTCACTCGGCCCCGACCGCCCTATGCCCCCACGTTGAGTGGGCCATTGGGTCTGTCGTGGACAAGCGGACGGACCTTGAGTGGACTGCCCAGCCCGCCGCGCCCGGAATGTTCCGGGCCGAGCTGTCGTGGACCGGAACACCGGGCACGGGGGCTCAATTGGCGTCTGCGCTCCGCGGCTGGGCGCACCTGCGCTACGAGGTCACCGAGGAGCCCAGCCAAGGGGTTGACGGTGGCCGCTGGTCGCACACCCCCGAGCTTGGCATCTTCCACGCCGTCACGGACGTGCACGGCAACATCATGGTCTCCGAGGACCGCATCCGCTACGCCTACGAATCCGGCGCCGGTGACCCCTCCGCGGTCTACCACGAGCTCTCCCTTGCCCTCGGCGAGGCCTGGGACGAGGAACTCGAACCCTTCCGGCACGCCGCCGAGGGCGCCCCGGTGCGCTGGCTCCACCAGGTCGGCTAGCCGTACCCGCCGGTCCCGGCGCACAACACTCCATAGCAGCGCCAGATGACAGATGGCGGCAATGTTCACGAGGAACATTGCCGCCATCTGTCATTTCGGCGTCCGGACCAAAAAAGGCCTGAAGCGTTAGACGCT harbors:
- a CDS encoding tyrosine recombinase XerC → MSTQQLPAALAAAADGFGRYLEAERGRSAHTVRAYLADVGSLLAHAVSEGAEELADLELGTLRRWLGAQSEAGMSRATLARRAATARAFTAWAVREELITADPALRLKAPKREMSLPGVLQQGQVQRLVAGAESAAAEGEPMALRNRAMLELLYATGVRVGELAGLDVDDLDPDRRTLRVLGKGNKERTVPYGLPAALAVDDWLRRGRPALAAAESGPALFLGARGKRVDQRQVRSVVKGLLDGLGDTSATGPHALRHSAATHLLDGGADLRAVQEILGHSSLATTQIYTHVSVERLRQSYQQAHPRA
- a CDS encoding DUF3145 domain-containing protein yields the protein MSVALTRGVLFVHSAPTALCPHVEWAIGSVVDKRTDLEWTAQPAAPGMFRAELSWTGTPGTGAQLASALRGWAHLRYEVTEEPSQGVDGGRWSHTPELGIFHAVTDVHGNIMVSEDRIRYAYESGAGDPSAVYHELSLALGEAWDEELEPFRHAAEGAPVRWLHQVG